DNA sequence from the Longimicrobiaceae bacterium genome:
GGCGGATGCTGCCCAGCGGCAGGAACTCGCCCTCGGCCTCGATGCCCGTCTCCTCCAAGAACTCGCGGCGGGCGGCGGACAGCCCGTCCTCGCCCTCCTCGATGGCCCCCTTGGGGATCGTCCACGCACCCTCGTCGCGCCGGGCCCAGAACGGGCCACCGGGATGCGCGAGGAAGACCTCGATGCCGCCCGGCGCCCGGCGGAAGAGCAGCAGGCCGGCGCTGGCGTTGGGACGCTTGGGCATGGTGCGGGGTCGATGTGGGATGACCGGCGGAGGACACGCGGCACCGCCGTAGAGCGCCCTCTGGACGCCGGGAGATGCGCGGCCGGCACGCACCCCACCGAGTGAGACCCCGCGAACCGCCCGACGTTTCGTCGGATGTACACTGGCAGCGTCCGGCGGATGCGTCTCAGGCCGATCCGCCCGGCTTCGCCGTGCCCGCATTGTAGACCGGCCGGCGCTTCTCCACGAACGCGGCGAGCCCTTCCATGCCGTCCGGGTGCGACGCGCAGGCGATGAGGGCTTCGCGCTCCGCCTCGAGCTGCCGCTCGAACGGCGTGTCGAAGCTGTCGGTGAGCAGGCGCTTGACCGCGGCGAACGAGTTCGTGGAGCGCGCGGCGAGCGTTGCGGCCATCTCCATCGCCTCGGCGAGCACCGCGTTGTCCGATGCGATGCGGGTGGCGAGGCCCCACGCCAGCGCCTGCTCCGCGGAGATGGGCTCGTCGAAGGCCGCGATCTCCAGCGCGCGCGCCATGCCCACGAGGCGCGGCAGCGTGAACGTGCCGCCCGCGTCGATGGCGAGCGCCTGGCTGGTGTAGCCCTGCACGAGCCGCGCGGAGGCCGCCATCACGCGGAAGTCGCACGCCAGCGCCAGGCTGAAACCGCCGCCCGCAGCCACTCCGTTCACCGCCGCGATCACGGGCTTCGGCATCCGCCGGATCTCGGTCACGCAGACGTGCACGTACGTGGCGAGCTCGCGGAACGCCGCGGGCGGCCCGTGCGGGTGCGCCATCACGCTCCGCAGGTCGCCCCCGGCCGAGAACGCGCGCCCCTCGCCCGTGAGCACCACCACGCCCACCGCCGGGTCCGAGCTGGCGTCCAGCAGCAGGTCCGCCAACGCCCGCGCCGTCGGCAGGTCCAGCGCGTTGAACGCCTCCGGCCGGTTGAACGTCAGGGTCGCGACAGGACCCTTCACCTCACGCCGTACGAGCTCTGTCATCTTCGCAATCTCACGTATCCGCTGGTGATCGGATCGATGGGCTCGGCTAGGCTCCTAGTTCATGCCGCCGACGTGGCGATTCGCCGGGCCTCCGCCCACGCGTCTCCCAACCCCAGCTCAGCGACCCACTTCCCGATGTAGTCGAGATCCAGAGCGGCACCCTGGAAGTTCAACACTCCGGCGACGTCCTCGAGCTGCCGACGGGACTCGCCCAGCGTGGCCCACTCCAGCTTGGAGATCACCACGTCTTCCGCACTCGCCACCCAGACCCTCACACCGAACAGGTCGTCGGATTGTCGACGCTCGAACTCGGCGATGCTGAAAGGCCGGGACTTGCGGACGATGAGGTCCACTTTCCATCCCGATTCGTTGTCCACGACGTTGAACATCCCTTCCGAAGCGAGTGCTTCGAGCGCCGCCCGCTCATCCACGTAGTAGCCCGGGCGAGGCAAGCTACGGGCGAACTCGCGCAGCTTCTCCGCATCCGCGCGAATCACGAGGTCGATGTCCATCGTTCCGCGATACGGACCGTGGAAGCCGCTCGCCAGAGAGCCGGTCACCATGTACGGAATCCCGGCAGCCTCCACACGGCTGACGATCCGTTCGAGGATTTCGGATGGAATCATCCCAACCCCGGCGGAAGTGGCTTGGGTGCGAACGCGTACCGCAGCAGCTCGCGCTTGAGCTGCTGCTCGGACCACTCCGGATGCTGCTTGCGAAGCCGGGACTTCAGCGTCTCACGCATGGCGACGCTCAATTCGAGCGCCTTGGACATGCGTTGCGGGCCGGTCATCCGGCGGAGTGCGGCCATCTGCGCTTCCGCGGCTTCGGGAGTCGTATCTCTCATCTTCGTGTGGCCTGGACGAGGCGGGTCACTCCCACTCGCGCTCTAGGTTGGCGTAGCGGAGCACGATCTTCTTGCGGCCCACGGTGTCGAAGTCGATGGTGGCGCGCACGTCGGTGCCGCCGCCGGAAACCTCGGCCACGGTGCCGGCGCCGAACTGCGGGTGCCGCACGCGCGTGCCCTTGATCATGCTGGGCGTGTCCTGCGAGTCGCTGTAGTCCACCTGGTAGCTGGGATCGCCGCCGTCGCCCTGACCGCCAGCGGCGGCGCGCTTCGGCATCCCGTAGCCGCCGCCCGCGCCCGCACCCGCGCCTCCGAAGCCCAGCCGCTGGCGCCGTGTCTCGAGCGACGGCCCGCCGGAGCGCCACGGCCGCGCGAACGAGAACGAAGAGCGGTCGGCCGCGCGCGGCGTCTGGCGCGTCTCGGTCAGCTCCTCGGGCACGCCTTCCAGGAAGGTGGATGCGACGGAATCCATCCACTCGCCGCCGCGCCTGCGCCGCCGCGCGTGGGCCAGGTACAGCTTCCGCTCCGCGCGGGTGATGCCCACGTAGAAGAGCCGCCGCTCCTCTTCCAGCTGCTCCGGCGTGTCGTACGCGCGGGCCAGCGGGAACAGCCCCTCCTCCAGCCCGGCGACGAACACGAAGGGGAACTCCAGCCCCTTGGCGTTGTGCAGCGTCATCAGCGAGACCGCGTCCGCCGTGGGGTCGTGCTGGTCGATGTCGGCGACGAGGGCCACGTGGCCGAGGAAGAGGTCGAGCGCGCGCGGCGCCGCATCTCCCATCTCCTCCAGCTCCAGCATCAGGTCCGGGTCCTCGTCGTCCAGCCGCGCCTGAAGATCCGCCGCGCCGGCCACCAGCTCCTCCAGGTTCTGGATGCGCTCCTCGCCCTCCGCGCCTTCCTCCTTCAGCGACTCCGCCAGGCCGGACTCGCGGACGAGGTCGCGCAGCAGGTCTCCCAGCGGCAGGCCCACCTCGGCCAGCGCCGCGTGCTTGTCGACGAGCCCGGCCAGGTCGGGCAGCGACTTCGCCGCCGCGCCCTTGATGCCGGGGATCGAGCCCGCCTGCGCCGCGGCGCGCAGCAAGGGGATGCGGTTCTGCGCGGCGTGCTCCGCCAGCCGCGCGACCGACGTGTCGCCCACGCCGCGCCGCGGGACGTTGACGATGCGCAGGAACGCCTCGTCCGCCGCGGGGTTGGCGATGAGACGCAGGTACGCCAGCGCGTCCTTCACCTCGCGCCGCTCGTAGAAGCGCGTGCCGCCCACCACGCGGTACGGGATCGCGAGGCGCCGCAGCGCCTCTTCCATCGCCCGCGACTGGGAGTTGGTGCGATAGAGGACGACGAATGACCGCAGCTCCAGC
Encoded proteins:
- a CDS encoding UvrD-helicase domain-containing protein; translation: MAFDVSHLNPEQQEGALHFEGPMLVLAGAGSGKTRVLTTRIAYLIDEMGVDPRHVLALTFTNKAAGEMRDRVRKLLDRDPGGMWIGTFHAIGARMLRRDATRLGWSPNFLVYDAADQESLVKRIVKDELQLDPKRWPPKSFQGKISAAKNELVSPAEYRRTAVDPFEQKTADVYERYQLALRNANAFDFDDLLVKPVELFRTHPGVLERYRERFQFILVDEYQDTNRAQYVLLQLLAGDHHNLFVVGDDDQSIYGWRGADIRNILDFEKDFPAAKVVRLEQNYRSTGTILDAANRVIAQNVRRKGKTLRTDAAAGEQVTLIEAADESDEAEWIAVEMQARMQDDPSLELRSFVVLYRTNSQSRAMEEALRRLAIPYRVVGGTRFYERREVKDALAYLRLIANPAADEAFLRIVNVPRRGVGDTSVARLAEHAAQNRIPLLRAAAQAGSIPGIKGAAAKSLPDLAGLVDKHAALAEVGLPLGDLLRDLVRESGLAESLKEEGAEGEERIQNLEELVAGAADLQARLDDEDPDLMLELEEMGDAAPRALDLFLGHVALVADIDQHDPTADAVSLMTLHNAKGLEFPFVFVAGLEEGLFPLARAYDTPEQLEEERRLFYVGITRAERKLYLAHARRRRRGGEWMDSVASTFLEGVPEELTETRQTPRAADRSSFSFARPWRSGGPSLETRRQRLGFGGAGAGAGGGYGMPKRAAAGGQGDGGDPSYQVDYSDSQDTPSMIKGTRVRHPQFGAGTVAEVSGGGTDVRATIDFDTVGRKKIVLRYANLEREWE
- a CDS encoding enoyl-CoA hydratase/isomerase family protein, whose amino-acid sequence is MTELVRREVKGPVATLTFNRPEAFNALDLPTARALADLLLDASSDPAVGVVVLTGEGRAFSAGGDLRSVMAHPHGPPAAFRELATYVHVCVTEIRRMPKPVIAAVNGVAAGGGFSLALACDFRVMAASARLVQGYTSQALAIDAGGTFTLPRLVGMARALEIAAFDEPISAEQALAWGLATRIASDNAVLAEAMEMAATLAARSTNSFAAVKRLLTDSFDTPFERQLEAEREALIACASHPDGMEGLAAFVEKRRPVYNAGTAKPGGSA